In Archangium violaceum, the following are encoded in one genomic region:
- a CDS encoding DNA integrity scanning protein DisA nucleotide-binding domain protein: MSEASKFDREFLRAALSLAGKGDVDHFLYISDAPIPPEDLRRQQARRKLVYAVTSDNIAQDLLSKKQKALVIPAYDYSRTERVKVALVSALSQGAFKEGDLVLAMTGKLGRAPDTLMQMRIGGSLDDRLTIEGVKLGDEFNSQVVDALIQLALQVGQEGFEGHPIGTIITIGDHTSVMEKSRQMTINPFQGLSEAERNVLDPKIREAIKNFSVLDGAFVIREDGVVLAAGRYLSASDDAVKIPLGLGARHAAAASITSMTKSIALVVSQTSGAVRLFKGGNIVLELHQTARRT, from the coding sequence ATGAGCGAAGCCTCGAAATTCGATCGGGAGTTCCTGCGAGCCGCCCTCTCGCTTGCTGGAAAGGGGGACGTGGACCACTTCCTCTACATCAGCGATGCGCCCATTCCCCCCGAGGACCTGAGACGGCAGCAGGCCAGGCGCAAGCTCGTCTACGCGGTGACCTCGGACAACATCGCGCAGGATCTGCTCTCCAAGAAGCAGAAGGCGCTGGTGATTCCGGCCTACGACTACTCGCGCACCGAGCGGGTGAAGGTGGCGCTGGTGTCGGCGCTGTCACAGGGGGCGTTCAAGGAGGGGGACCTGGTGCTGGCGATGACGGGCAAGCTGGGGCGGGCCCCGGACACGCTGATGCAGATGCGCATCGGGGGCTCACTGGACGACCGGCTGACGATCGAGGGCGTGAAGCTGGGGGACGAGTTCAACTCGCAGGTGGTGGACGCGCTCATCCAGCTGGCGCTGCAGGTGGGCCAGGAGGGCTTCGAGGGCCACCCGATCGGGACGATCATCACGATCGGCGACCACACGAGCGTGATGGAGAAGAGCCGGCAGATGACGATCAACCCGTTCCAGGGTCTGTCGGAGGCCGAGCGCAACGTGCTGGACCCGAAGATCCGCGAGGCGATCAAGAACTTCTCGGTGCTGGACGGGGCGTTCGTCATCCGGGAGGACGGAGTGGTGCTGGCGGCGGGCCGCTACCTGTCGGCGTCGGATGACGCGGTGAAGATTCCGCTGGGGCTGGGGGCGAGGCACGCGGCGGCGGCGAGCATCACGTCGATGACGAAGAGCATCGCGCTGGTGGTGAGCCAGACGTCGGGAGCGGTGAGGCTCTTCAAGGGCGGCAACATCGTGCTGGAGCTGCACCAGACCGCGCGCCGCACGTAG
- a CDS encoding FHA domain-containing protein, translating to MVYCPRCDAENPDSASTCHACGSPIRSGGTMVMAAPKVTARPQVALRVVRADGGPESVVRMTRDTLTCGPQGDLVLMDDPFIMPVQARFFFSGARLAVEDVGGANGVFVRLRQDKELPVGGELRLGRQRLVLEPIPAAAVGPGGAHIWGSPDPGYRLRLVQILEGGVRGAAFPLKEGDNHLGREQGDIAFPTDGFVSGRHALLHVKQDRLRVRDVGSSNGTFIRLTGPVFVENGDHFLIGRQLLRVEIQLAA from the coding sequence CCATCCGCTCGGGCGGCACGATGGTGATGGCAGCGCCGAAAGTGACGGCCCGGCCCCAGGTGGCCCTGCGCGTGGTGCGGGCCGACGGTGGCCCCGAGTCCGTGGTGCGGATGACCCGGGACACCCTCACCTGCGGCCCCCAGGGGGACCTGGTGCTGATGGACGACCCCTTCATCATGCCCGTCCAGGCCCGCTTCTTCTTCTCGGGGGCCCGGCTGGCGGTGGAGGACGTGGGAGGGGCCAACGGCGTCTTCGTGCGCCTGCGCCAGGACAAGGAGCTGCCGGTGGGTGGCGAGCTGCGCCTGGGTCGGCAGCGGCTGGTGCTCGAGCCCATTCCCGCGGCGGCGGTGGGTCCGGGTGGCGCCCACATCTGGGGCTCTCCTGACCCGGGCTACCGGCTGCGGCTGGTGCAGATACTGGAGGGAGGCGTGCGAGGGGCGGCCTTCCCGCTCAAGGAGGGGGACAACCACCTGGGGCGCGAGCAGGGGGACATCGCGTTCCCGACGGACGGCTTCGTGTCGGGGCGCCACGCGCTGCTGCATGTGAAGCAGGACCGGCTGCGGGTGCGGGACGTGGGTTCGTCCAACGGCACCTTCATCCGGCTGACCGGCCCCGTGTTCGTGGAGAACGGGGACCACTTCCTCATCGGCCGCCAGCTGCTCCGGGTGGAGATCCAACTGGCGGCCTGA
- a CDS encoding TraR/DksA family transcriptional regulator, with the protein MNQKDLKRYKKMLEDSKTSLLESAKKTLVEEASFDTDDLPDEIDQASSEYAQSMAFRLRDREKFLMQKIDRALARIEDGTFGICERCEEEISPKRLEARPVTTLCIRCKEEQEKKEKSYG; encoded by the coding sequence GTGAACCAGAAAGATCTCAAGCGTTACAAGAAGATGCTCGAGGACAGCAAGACGAGCCTGCTGGAGAGCGCCAAGAAGACGTTGGTGGAGGAAGCCAGCTTCGACACCGATGATCTCCCCGACGAGATCGACCAGGCCTCTTCCGAGTATGCCCAGTCCATGGCGTTCCGCCTGCGCGACCGGGAGAAGTTCTTGATGCAGAAGATCGATCGGGCCCTGGCCCGCATCGAGGACGGCACCTTCGGTATCTGCGAGCGGTGCGAGGAGGAGATCTCCCCCAAGCGGCTGGAGGCGCGGCCGGTCACCACGCTGTGCATCCGCTGCAAGGAGGAGCAGGAGAAGAAGGAGAAGTCCTACGGCTGA